One stretch of Zerene cesonia ecotype Mississippi chromosome 20, Zerene_cesonia_1.1, whole genome shotgun sequence DNA includes these proteins:
- the LOC119834979 gene encoding probable protein phosphatase 2C 58 isoform X6, with amino-acid sequence MGAYLSEPVTEKISSDESNSNLECGASSMQGWRVNQEDAHNTILDFDLNTSLFAVYDGHGGAEVATYCSQNLPNYIKNTEAYKNGDLVKALSDAFLGFDATIASKEVMDILKELAAGEINPPGPSDNEESEDESISNLYKEARLPLQEVLAKYENKLSTLHRARLGDTSTPLSPCLRAKKNVDEAGGSGAGASSSSSGLIFAAGSSTEQPVIEASSSSNGSTNSQENNGTSNTEDTGGVSSTNSNDDKERNGEVSTSEPDEKAKEKISMDLEKTAPDSSADNCRQPEQSENCKVKADTNAASEVCNGEVTESKQVEEENITSSNGCNTPENAKDKFPVSSTDKAIPERPKKSKLRRAAAAVYETLLRRASADDDDSDSNDETFEGGEVDSSEEENVNGVEESSNDGEAEEEEDDEEDYEADSSDEECEDGMSLSEEPGNDSGCTAVVALLRGNELYVANAGDSRCIICREGKAIDMSIDHKPEDAPELERITKAGGKVSNEGRINGGLNLSRAIGDHSYKQNKDLDATEQMITALPDVKTLTIEPEKDQFMVLACDGIWNFMSSQDVCDFILPRLAEGREKLSQICEEMFDHCLAPSTMGDGTGCDNMTAIIVRFKDGVIVDAGQHKTNTEAPKKRAAEEEPSDDQQDLKRQKIEDPLSSSIVTSSV; translated from the exons ATGGGTGCTTATTTATCAGAACCCGTTACTGAAAAAATATCAAGTGATGAGTCAAACAGCAATCTCGAATGCGGCGCGAGTTCCATGCAGGGGTGGCGTGTCAACCAAGAG GATGCACACAACACAATTTTGGACTTTGACTTGAATACATCATTATTTGCTGTATATGATGGTCACGGTGGGGCTGAGGTAGCGACATATTGTTCCCAGAATTtaccaaattatataaaaaacacagaaGCTTATAAGAATGGAGATTTGGTCAAAGCATTATCTGATGCATTCCTTGGATTTGATGCCACTATTGCCTCTAAAGAGGTTATGGACATTTTAAAGGAATTAGCAG CAGGTGAAATAAATCCTCCTGGTCCCAGTGATAATGAAGAATCCGAAGATGAAAGTATAAGTAATTTGTATAAAGAGGCACGCCTGCCACTTCAG GAAGTATTGgctaaatatgaaaataaattaagtacacTACACCGTGCCAGACTTGGTGATACAAGTACACCATTGTCTCCTTGTTTGAGAGCAAAGAAAAATGTGGATGAAGCAGGAGGTTCAG GTGCTGGTGCGTCAAGTTCCAGTTCAGGATTAATTTTCGCTGCAGGATCAAGTACAGAACAACCTGTAATTGAAGCTTCATCAAGCAGCAATGGATCAACTAattcacaagaaaataatggTACCAGTAATACAGAAGATACTGGTGGAGTTTCATCCACAAATTCAAATGATGACAAGGAGAGAAATGGAGAG GTATCCACAAGTGAGCCTGATGAAAAGGCCAAAGAAAAAATCTCAATGGACTTAGAAAAGACAGCACCAGACAGTTCAGCAGATAATTGCCGTCAGCCAGAGCAAAGTGAAAATTGCAAGGTAAAAGCTGATACCAATGCAGCATCTGAAGTTTGCAATGGGGAAGTTACAGAATCAAAACAAGTTGAGGAGGAGAATATAACATCATCGAATGGCTGCAACACACCAGAAAATGCCAAAG aCAAATTTCCAGTATCAAGCACAGACAAAGCAATTCCAGAGAGGCCAAAGAAATCTAAGCTGAGGCGTGCTGCAGCAGCTGTCTATGAAACATTGCTCCGACGAGCCtcggctgatgatgatgacagtGACTCAAATGATGAAACCTTTGAAGGTGGTGAAGTTGATTCTTCTGAGGAAGAAAATGTTAATGGAGTAGAAGAATCATCCAATGATG GAGAAGCTGAGGAAGAGGAAGATGATGAAGAGGATTATGAAGCAGACTCCAGTGATGAGGAGTGTGAAGATGGCATGTCACTGTCCGAAGAACCAGGCAATGATAGTGGCTGTACTGCAGTAGTAGCTTTACTGAGAG GAAATGAGCTCTATGTTGCAAACGCTGGTGATTCCAGATGTATTATCTGTAGAGAAGGAAAAGCTATTGACATGTCAATAGACCATAAACCAGAAGATGCACCAGAGCTTGAAAGAATAACGAAAGCTGGTGGAAAGGTGTCAAACGAGGGCCGTATTAACGGCGGGCTAAACCTGTCCAGAGCCATTGGTGATCATTCCTACAAGCAAAATAAGGACTTGGACGCTACTGAGCAAATGATAACAGCTTTACCAGATGTGAAAACATTAACTATAGAACCTGAGAAGGATCAATTTATGGTGCTGGCTTGTGATGGTATATGGAACTTTATGTCTAGTCAAGATGTGTGTGACTTTATCTTACCAAGATTGGCAGAGGGGAGAGAAAAATTGTCACAAATATGTGAAGAG atGTTTGATCATTGTTTAGCTCCAAGCACAATGGGTGATGGGACAGGCTGTGATAATATGACTGCTATTATTGTACGATTCAAAGACGGAGTCATTGTTGATGCTGGACAACACAAAACCAACACTGAAGCTCCAAAGAAGAGGGCAGCTGAAGAGGAACCCAGTGACGATCAACAAGATTTAAAACGGCAAAAGATTGAAGATCCTTTGTCCAGTTCAATAGTGACTTCAAGTGTTTAA
- the LOC119834979 gene encoding probable protein phosphatase 2C 58 isoform X2: MGAYLSEPVTEKISSDESNSNLECGASSMQGWRVNQEDAHNTILDFDLNTSLFAVYDGHGGAEVATYCSQNLPNYIKNTEAYKNGDLVKALSDAFLGFDATIASKEVMDILKELAGEINPPGPSDNEESEDESISNLYKEARLPLQEIPFQEVLAKYENKLSTLHRARLGDTSTPLSPCLRAKKNVDEAGGSAGAGASSSSSGLIFAAGSSTEQPVIEASSSSNGSTNSQENNGTSNTEDTGGVSSTNSNDDKERNGEVSTSEPDEKAKEKISMDLEKTAPDSSADNCRQPEQSENCKVKADTNAASEVCNGEVTESKQVEEENITSSNGCNTPENAKDKFPVSSTDKAIPERPKKSKLRRAAAAVYETLLRRASADDDDSDSNDETFEGGEVDSSEEENVNGVEESSNDGEAEEEEDDEEDYEADSSDEECEDGMSLSEEPGNDSGCTAVVALLRGNELYVANAGDSRCIICREGKAIDMSIDHKPEDAPELERITKAGGKVSNEGRINGGLNLSRAIGDHSYKQNKDLDATEQMITALPDVKTLTIEPEKDQFMVLACDGIWNFMSSQDVCDFILPRLAEGREKLSQICEEMFDHCLAPSTMGDGTGCDNMTAIIVRFKDGVIVDAGQHKTNTEAPKKRAAEEEPSDDQQDLKRQKIEDPLSSSIVTSSV, translated from the exons ATGGGTGCTTATTTATCAGAACCCGTTACTGAAAAAATATCAAGTGATGAGTCAAACAGCAATCTCGAATGCGGCGCGAGTTCCATGCAGGGGTGGCGTGTCAACCAAGAG GATGCACACAACACAATTTTGGACTTTGACTTGAATACATCATTATTTGCTGTATATGATGGTCACGGTGGGGCTGAGGTAGCGACATATTGTTCCCAGAATTtaccaaattatataaaaaacacagaaGCTTATAAGAATGGAGATTTGGTCAAAGCATTATCTGATGCATTCCTTGGATTTGATGCCACTATTGCCTCTAAAGAGGTTATGGACATTTTAAAGGAATTAGCAG GTGAAATAAATCCTCCTGGTCCCAGTGATAATGAAGAATCCGAAGATGAAAGTATAAGTAATTTGTATAAAGAGGCACGCCTGCCACTTCAG GAAATTCCTTTCCAGGAAGTATTGgctaaatatgaaaataaattaagtacacTACACCGTGCCAGACTTGGTGATACAAGTACACCATTGTCTCCTTGTTTGAGAGCAAAGAAAAATGTGGATGAAGCAGGAGGTTCAG cAGGTGCTGGTGCGTCAAGTTCCAGTTCAGGATTAATTTTCGCTGCAGGATCAAGTACAGAACAACCTGTAATTGAAGCTTCATCAAGCAGCAATGGATCAACTAattcacaagaaaataatggTACCAGTAATACAGAAGATACTGGTGGAGTTTCATCCACAAATTCAAATGATGACAAGGAGAGAAATGGAGAG GTATCCACAAGTGAGCCTGATGAAAAGGCCAAAGAAAAAATCTCAATGGACTTAGAAAAGACAGCACCAGACAGTTCAGCAGATAATTGCCGTCAGCCAGAGCAAAGTGAAAATTGCAAGGTAAAAGCTGATACCAATGCAGCATCTGAAGTTTGCAATGGGGAAGTTACAGAATCAAAACAAGTTGAGGAGGAGAATATAACATCATCGAATGGCTGCAACACACCAGAAAATGCCAAAG aCAAATTTCCAGTATCAAGCACAGACAAAGCAATTCCAGAGAGGCCAAAGAAATCTAAGCTGAGGCGTGCTGCAGCAGCTGTCTATGAAACATTGCTCCGACGAGCCtcggctgatgatgatgacagtGACTCAAATGATGAAACCTTTGAAGGTGGTGAAGTTGATTCTTCTGAGGAAGAAAATGTTAATGGAGTAGAAGAATCATCCAATGATG GAGAAGCTGAGGAAGAGGAAGATGATGAAGAGGATTATGAAGCAGACTCCAGTGATGAGGAGTGTGAAGATGGCATGTCACTGTCCGAAGAACCAGGCAATGATAGTGGCTGTACTGCAGTAGTAGCTTTACTGAGAG GAAATGAGCTCTATGTTGCAAACGCTGGTGATTCCAGATGTATTATCTGTAGAGAAGGAAAAGCTATTGACATGTCAATAGACCATAAACCAGAAGATGCACCAGAGCTTGAAAGAATAACGAAAGCTGGTGGAAAGGTGTCAAACGAGGGCCGTATTAACGGCGGGCTAAACCTGTCCAGAGCCATTGGTGATCATTCCTACAAGCAAAATAAGGACTTGGACGCTACTGAGCAAATGATAACAGCTTTACCAGATGTGAAAACATTAACTATAGAACCTGAGAAGGATCAATTTATGGTGCTGGCTTGTGATGGTATATGGAACTTTATGTCTAGTCAAGATGTGTGTGACTTTATCTTACCAAGATTGGCAGAGGGGAGAGAAAAATTGTCACAAATATGTGAAGAG atGTTTGATCATTGTTTAGCTCCAAGCACAATGGGTGATGGGACAGGCTGTGATAATATGACTGCTATTATTGTACGATTCAAAGACGGAGTCATTGTTGATGCTGGACAACACAAAACCAACACTGAAGCTCCAAAGAAGAGGGCAGCTGAAGAGGAACCCAGTGACGATCAACAAGATTTAAAACGGCAAAAGATTGAAGATCCTTTGTCCAGTTCAATAGTGACTTCAAGTGTTTAA
- the LOC119834979 gene encoding probable protein phosphatase 2C 58 isoform X3, with protein MGAYLSEPVTEKISSDESNSNLECGASSMQGWRVNQEDAHNTILDFDLNTSLFAVYDGHGGAEVATYCSQNLPNYIKNTEAYKNGDLVKALSDAFLGFDATIASKEVMDILKELAAGEINPPGPSDNEESEDESISNLYKEARLPLQEIPFQEVLAKYENKLSTLHRARLGDTSTPLSPCLRAKKNVDEAGGSGAGASSSSSGLIFAAGSSTEQPVIEASSSSNGSTNSQENNGTSNTEDTGGVSSTNSNDDKERNGEVSTSEPDEKAKEKISMDLEKTAPDSSADNCRQPEQSENCKVKADTNAASEVCNGEVTESKQVEEENITSSNGCNTPENAKDKFPVSSTDKAIPERPKKSKLRRAAAAVYETLLRRASADDDDSDSNDETFEGGEVDSSEEENVNGVEESSNDGEAEEEEDDEEDYEADSSDEECEDGMSLSEEPGNDSGCTAVVALLRGNELYVANAGDSRCIICREGKAIDMSIDHKPEDAPELERITKAGGKVSNEGRINGGLNLSRAIGDHSYKQNKDLDATEQMITALPDVKTLTIEPEKDQFMVLACDGIWNFMSSQDVCDFILPRLAEGREKLSQICEEMFDHCLAPSTMGDGTGCDNMTAIIVRFKDGVIVDAGQHKTNTEAPKKRAAEEEPSDDQQDLKRQKIEDPLSSSIVTSSV; from the exons ATGGGTGCTTATTTATCAGAACCCGTTACTGAAAAAATATCAAGTGATGAGTCAAACAGCAATCTCGAATGCGGCGCGAGTTCCATGCAGGGGTGGCGTGTCAACCAAGAG GATGCACACAACACAATTTTGGACTTTGACTTGAATACATCATTATTTGCTGTATATGATGGTCACGGTGGGGCTGAGGTAGCGACATATTGTTCCCAGAATTtaccaaattatataaaaaacacagaaGCTTATAAGAATGGAGATTTGGTCAAAGCATTATCTGATGCATTCCTTGGATTTGATGCCACTATTGCCTCTAAAGAGGTTATGGACATTTTAAAGGAATTAGCAG CAGGTGAAATAAATCCTCCTGGTCCCAGTGATAATGAAGAATCCGAAGATGAAAGTATAAGTAATTTGTATAAAGAGGCACGCCTGCCACTTCAG GAAATTCCTTTCCAGGAAGTATTGgctaaatatgaaaataaattaagtacacTACACCGTGCCAGACTTGGTGATACAAGTACACCATTGTCTCCTTGTTTGAGAGCAAAGAAAAATGTGGATGAAGCAGGAGGTTCAG GTGCTGGTGCGTCAAGTTCCAGTTCAGGATTAATTTTCGCTGCAGGATCAAGTACAGAACAACCTGTAATTGAAGCTTCATCAAGCAGCAATGGATCAACTAattcacaagaaaataatggTACCAGTAATACAGAAGATACTGGTGGAGTTTCATCCACAAATTCAAATGATGACAAGGAGAGAAATGGAGAG GTATCCACAAGTGAGCCTGATGAAAAGGCCAAAGAAAAAATCTCAATGGACTTAGAAAAGACAGCACCAGACAGTTCAGCAGATAATTGCCGTCAGCCAGAGCAAAGTGAAAATTGCAAGGTAAAAGCTGATACCAATGCAGCATCTGAAGTTTGCAATGGGGAAGTTACAGAATCAAAACAAGTTGAGGAGGAGAATATAACATCATCGAATGGCTGCAACACACCAGAAAATGCCAAAG aCAAATTTCCAGTATCAAGCACAGACAAAGCAATTCCAGAGAGGCCAAAGAAATCTAAGCTGAGGCGTGCTGCAGCAGCTGTCTATGAAACATTGCTCCGACGAGCCtcggctgatgatgatgacagtGACTCAAATGATGAAACCTTTGAAGGTGGTGAAGTTGATTCTTCTGAGGAAGAAAATGTTAATGGAGTAGAAGAATCATCCAATGATG GAGAAGCTGAGGAAGAGGAAGATGATGAAGAGGATTATGAAGCAGACTCCAGTGATGAGGAGTGTGAAGATGGCATGTCACTGTCCGAAGAACCAGGCAATGATAGTGGCTGTACTGCAGTAGTAGCTTTACTGAGAG GAAATGAGCTCTATGTTGCAAACGCTGGTGATTCCAGATGTATTATCTGTAGAGAAGGAAAAGCTATTGACATGTCAATAGACCATAAACCAGAAGATGCACCAGAGCTTGAAAGAATAACGAAAGCTGGTGGAAAGGTGTCAAACGAGGGCCGTATTAACGGCGGGCTAAACCTGTCCAGAGCCATTGGTGATCATTCCTACAAGCAAAATAAGGACTTGGACGCTACTGAGCAAATGATAACAGCTTTACCAGATGTGAAAACATTAACTATAGAACCTGAGAAGGATCAATTTATGGTGCTGGCTTGTGATGGTATATGGAACTTTATGTCTAGTCAAGATGTGTGTGACTTTATCTTACCAAGATTGGCAGAGGGGAGAGAAAAATTGTCACAAATATGTGAAGAG atGTTTGATCATTGTTTAGCTCCAAGCACAATGGGTGATGGGACAGGCTGTGATAATATGACTGCTATTATTGTACGATTCAAAGACGGAGTCATTGTTGATGCTGGACAACACAAAACCAACACTGAAGCTCCAAAGAAGAGGGCAGCTGAAGAGGAACCCAGTGACGATCAACAAGATTTAAAACGGCAAAAGATTGAAGATCCTTTGTCCAGTTCAATAGTGACTTCAAGTGTTTAA
- the LOC119834979 gene encoding probable protein phosphatase 2C 58 isoform X5, which translates to MGAYLSEPVTEKISSDESNSNLECGASSMQGWRVNQEDAHNTILDFDLNTSLFAVYDGHGGAEVATYCSQNLPNYIKNTEAYKNGDLVKALSDAFLGFDATIASKEVMDILKELAGEINPPGPSDNEESEDESISNLYKEARLPLQEVLAKYENKLSTLHRARLGDTSTPLSPCLRAKKNVDEAGGSAGAGASSSSSGLIFAAGSSTEQPVIEASSSSNGSTNSQENNGTSNTEDTGGVSSTNSNDDKERNGEVSTSEPDEKAKEKISMDLEKTAPDSSADNCRQPEQSENCKVKADTNAASEVCNGEVTESKQVEEENITSSNGCNTPENAKDKFPVSSTDKAIPERPKKSKLRRAAAAVYETLLRRASADDDDSDSNDETFEGGEVDSSEEENVNGVEESSNDGEAEEEEDDEEDYEADSSDEECEDGMSLSEEPGNDSGCTAVVALLRGNELYVANAGDSRCIICREGKAIDMSIDHKPEDAPELERITKAGGKVSNEGRINGGLNLSRAIGDHSYKQNKDLDATEQMITALPDVKTLTIEPEKDQFMVLACDGIWNFMSSQDVCDFILPRLAEGREKLSQICEEMFDHCLAPSTMGDGTGCDNMTAIIVRFKDGVIVDAGQHKTNTEAPKKRAAEEEPSDDQQDLKRQKIEDPLSSSIVTSSV; encoded by the exons ATGGGTGCTTATTTATCAGAACCCGTTACTGAAAAAATATCAAGTGATGAGTCAAACAGCAATCTCGAATGCGGCGCGAGTTCCATGCAGGGGTGGCGTGTCAACCAAGAG GATGCACACAACACAATTTTGGACTTTGACTTGAATACATCATTATTTGCTGTATATGATGGTCACGGTGGGGCTGAGGTAGCGACATATTGTTCCCAGAATTtaccaaattatataaaaaacacagaaGCTTATAAGAATGGAGATTTGGTCAAAGCATTATCTGATGCATTCCTTGGATTTGATGCCACTATTGCCTCTAAAGAGGTTATGGACATTTTAAAGGAATTAGCAG GTGAAATAAATCCTCCTGGTCCCAGTGATAATGAAGAATCCGAAGATGAAAGTATAAGTAATTTGTATAAAGAGGCACGCCTGCCACTTCAG GAAGTATTGgctaaatatgaaaataaattaagtacacTACACCGTGCCAGACTTGGTGATACAAGTACACCATTGTCTCCTTGTTTGAGAGCAAAGAAAAATGTGGATGAAGCAGGAGGTTCAG cAGGTGCTGGTGCGTCAAGTTCCAGTTCAGGATTAATTTTCGCTGCAGGATCAAGTACAGAACAACCTGTAATTGAAGCTTCATCAAGCAGCAATGGATCAACTAattcacaagaaaataatggTACCAGTAATACAGAAGATACTGGTGGAGTTTCATCCACAAATTCAAATGATGACAAGGAGAGAAATGGAGAG GTATCCACAAGTGAGCCTGATGAAAAGGCCAAAGAAAAAATCTCAATGGACTTAGAAAAGACAGCACCAGACAGTTCAGCAGATAATTGCCGTCAGCCAGAGCAAAGTGAAAATTGCAAGGTAAAAGCTGATACCAATGCAGCATCTGAAGTTTGCAATGGGGAAGTTACAGAATCAAAACAAGTTGAGGAGGAGAATATAACATCATCGAATGGCTGCAACACACCAGAAAATGCCAAAG aCAAATTTCCAGTATCAAGCACAGACAAAGCAATTCCAGAGAGGCCAAAGAAATCTAAGCTGAGGCGTGCTGCAGCAGCTGTCTATGAAACATTGCTCCGACGAGCCtcggctgatgatgatgacagtGACTCAAATGATGAAACCTTTGAAGGTGGTGAAGTTGATTCTTCTGAGGAAGAAAATGTTAATGGAGTAGAAGAATCATCCAATGATG GAGAAGCTGAGGAAGAGGAAGATGATGAAGAGGATTATGAAGCAGACTCCAGTGATGAGGAGTGTGAAGATGGCATGTCACTGTCCGAAGAACCAGGCAATGATAGTGGCTGTACTGCAGTAGTAGCTTTACTGAGAG GAAATGAGCTCTATGTTGCAAACGCTGGTGATTCCAGATGTATTATCTGTAGAGAAGGAAAAGCTATTGACATGTCAATAGACCATAAACCAGAAGATGCACCAGAGCTTGAAAGAATAACGAAAGCTGGTGGAAAGGTGTCAAACGAGGGCCGTATTAACGGCGGGCTAAACCTGTCCAGAGCCATTGGTGATCATTCCTACAAGCAAAATAAGGACTTGGACGCTACTGAGCAAATGATAACAGCTTTACCAGATGTGAAAACATTAACTATAGAACCTGAGAAGGATCAATTTATGGTGCTGGCTTGTGATGGTATATGGAACTTTATGTCTAGTCAAGATGTGTGTGACTTTATCTTACCAAGATTGGCAGAGGGGAGAGAAAAATTGTCACAAATATGTGAAGAG atGTTTGATCATTGTTTAGCTCCAAGCACAATGGGTGATGGGACAGGCTGTGATAATATGACTGCTATTATTGTACGATTCAAAGACGGAGTCATTGTTGATGCTGGACAACACAAAACCAACACTGAAGCTCCAAAGAAGAGGGCAGCTGAAGAGGAACCCAGTGACGATCAACAAGATTTAAAACGGCAAAAGATTGAAGATCCTTTGTCCAGTTCAATAGTGACTTCAAGTGTTTAA
- the LOC119834979 gene encoding probable protein phosphatase 2C 58 isoform X4: MGAYLSEPVTEKISSDESNSNLECGASSMQGWRVNQEDAHNTILDFDLNTSLFAVYDGHGGAEVATYCSQNLPNYIKNTEAYKNGDLVKALSDAFLGFDATIASKEVMDILKELAAGEINPPGPSDNEESEDESISNLYKEARLPLQEVLAKYENKLSTLHRARLGDTSTPLSPCLRAKKNVDEAGGSAGAGASSSSSGLIFAAGSSTEQPVIEASSSSNGSTNSQENNGTSNTEDTGGVSSTNSNDDKERNGEVSTSEPDEKAKEKISMDLEKTAPDSSADNCRQPEQSENCKVKADTNAASEVCNGEVTESKQVEEENITSSNGCNTPENAKDKFPVSSTDKAIPERPKKSKLRRAAAAVYETLLRRASADDDDSDSNDETFEGGEVDSSEEENVNGVEESSNDGEAEEEEDDEEDYEADSSDEECEDGMSLSEEPGNDSGCTAVVALLRGNELYVANAGDSRCIICREGKAIDMSIDHKPEDAPELERITKAGGKVSNEGRINGGLNLSRAIGDHSYKQNKDLDATEQMITALPDVKTLTIEPEKDQFMVLACDGIWNFMSSQDVCDFILPRLAEGREKLSQICEEMFDHCLAPSTMGDGTGCDNMTAIIVRFKDGVIVDAGQHKTNTEAPKKRAAEEEPSDDQQDLKRQKIEDPLSSSIVTSSV; encoded by the exons ATGGGTGCTTATTTATCAGAACCCGTTACTGAAAAAATATCAAGTGATGAGTCAAACAGCAATCTCGAATGCGGCGCGAGTTCCATGCAGGGGTGGCGTGTCAACCAAGAG GATGCACACAACACAATTTTGGACTTTGACTTGAATACATCATTATTTGCTGTATATGATGGTCACGGTGGGGCTGAGGTAGCGACATATTGTTCCCAGAATTtaccaaattatataaaaaacacagaaGCTTATAAGAATGGAGATTTGGTCAAAGCATTATCTGATGCATTCCTTGGATTTGATGCCACTATTGCCTCTAAAGAGGTTATGGACATTTTAAAGGAATTAGCAG CAGGTGAAATAAATCCTCCTGGTCCCAGTGATAATGAAGAATCCGAAGATGAAAGTATAAGTAATTTGTATAAAGAGGCACGCCTGCCACTTCAG GAAGTATTGgctaaatatgaaaataaattaagtacacTACACCGTGCCAGACTTGGTGATACAAGTACACCATTGTCTCCTTGTTTGAGAGCAAAGAAAAATGTGGATGAAGCAGGAGGTTCAG cAGGTGCTGGTGCGTCAAGTTCCAGTTCAGGATTAATTTTCGCTGCAGGATCAAGTACAGAACAACCTGTAATTGAAGCTTCATCAAGCAGCAATGGATCAACTAattcacaagaaaataatggTACCAGTAATACAGAAGATACTGGTGGAGTTTCATCCACAAATTCAAATGATGACAAGGAGAGAAATGGAGAG GTATCCACAAGTGAGCCTGATGAAAAGGCCAAAGAAAAAATCTCAATGGACTTAGAAAAGACAGCACCAGACAGTTCAGCAGATAATTGCCGTCAGCCAGAGCAAAGTGAAAATTGCAAGGTAAAAGCTGATACCAATGCAGCATCTGAAGTTTGCAATGGGGAAGTTACAGAATCAAAACAAGTTGAGGAGGAGAATATAACATCATCGAATGGCTGCAACACACCAGAAAATGCCAAAG aCAAATTTCCAGTATCAAGCACAGACAAAGCAATTCCAGAGAGGCCAAAGAAATCTAAGCTGAGGCGTGCTGCAGCAGCTGTCTATGAAACATTGCTCCGACGAGCCtcggctgatgatgatgacagtGACTCAAATGATGAAACCTTTGAAGGTGGTGAAGTTGATTCTTCTGAGGAAGAAAATGTTAATGGAGTAGAAGAATCATCCAATGATG GAGAAGCTGAGGAAGAGGAAGATGATGAAGAGGATTATGAAGCAGACTCCAGTGATGAGGAGTGTGAAGATGGCATGTCACTGTCCGAAGAACCAGGCAATGATAGTGGCTGTACTGCAGTAGTAGCTTTACTGAGAG GAAATGAGCTCTATGTTGCAAACGCTGGTGATTCCAGATGTATTATCTGTAGAGAAGGAAAAGCTATTGACATGTCAATAGACCATAAACCAGAAGATGCACCAGAGCTTGAAAGAATAACGAAAGCTGGTGGAAAGGTGTCAAACGAGGGCCGTATTAACGGCGGGCTAAACCTGTCCAGAGCCATTGGTGATCATTCCTACAAGCAAAATAAGGACTTGGACGCTACTGAGCAAATGATAACAGCTTTACCAGATGTGAAAACATTAACTATAGAACCTGAGAAGGATCAATTTATGGTGCTGGCTTGTGATGGTATATGGAACTTTATGTCTAGTCAAGATGTGTGTGACTTTATCTTACCAAGATTGGCAGAGGGGAGAGAAAAATTGTCACAAATATGTGAAGAG atGTTTGATCATTGTTTAGCTCCAAGCACAATGGGTGATGGGACAGGCTGTGATAATATGACTGCTATTATTGTACGATTCAAAGACGGAGTCATTGTTGATGCTGGACAACACAAAACCAACACTGAAGCTCCAAAGAAGAGGGCAGCTGAAGAGGAACCCAGTGACGATCAACAAGATTTAAAACGGCAAAAGATTGAAGATCCTTTGTCCAGTTCAATAGTGACTTCAAGTGTTTAA